The Aquila chrysaetos chrysaetos chromosome 11, bAquChr1.4, whole genome shotgun sequence sequence ggaacaaaatattttctgcttttttttatattttaatttttttagactGTCACATTTGTAGTCTCTTGTTTACTAAGTGTATAGCCGTACAAAATGTGATTTAACAACACGACAATTTATATCCAGAAGAAGAcgaaaacaagcaaaaccaatcccctgttgctttttttttcccttggagaTGGAATAAAGTATCTcagatgctgcttctctgtAAAATGTAAGGAAGGGTAGAAAGAATGGACAGCTTTTCAAGGCTAgttccttgttttgtttatgCTCACAGCATCTTAATTTCCCTATTACCAGTAAGTGAGACAAAAATATCCTTGTTGGATGATGAGCCTAGATCCAGCCAAAGACCTCAGACTGATTGCCCCCATCTCCCTGGGTGTTAATTCTGGGTACTTTGTGCACAGCTTTTAATCTTAAATCCCATTTTGTTTGTGACAGAGTATTTATTTAGCAACCGTTCCAGTTCTGACTAATCGTGATGGCATAGCCGCATGCTCAGAGAGTGCGAGCATGTGTTGTTAAAACCTGCTctggccagcaggttgagagAAGTGTTGAATTCCACAACGTATGTGACACAGCCACCTTTCATTATCCTGGCATGAGAAACCTGAGCTCAGCCCTAAAGATAGATGTGtcttcagcagaaataaagGGACAAATACAGTCTCCAAGGAAGTGGTGAAAACAGCTCTGGTGACAGCAGACTTGGACTGAGCATCAAAACCtttgagggaaggaagaagtcTTTCCAATGTAATGTCAGTTTTGCAGAATTAGAAGATCAAAtgatttctctttgtgtttccCCATTCAGATACAGCTTCACAGAATTTATTGAGATACTGATGCCATTATTCAAGTTACATTACACCTGTCAATTCCGTTAACTCCATGGGGATTCTTGGAAGTGAAGTCCTACTTTTTTATGGGAATATGGAGAAATGCTTTGCGGCCCTGCTAAAAAATAATGCTAACTTGATTTTTcactagactttttttttttccatgtgctgCACTATCGTTAGCCTTCACACCAACCTTGTGGGATATGTATGCTGGATTATCTTCCGCAGAGGAGGCACTTCAGACTCAAATAACCCAGGTCTGAGATTTTCAAAGTAATGTAAAGGAGTCAGGAGCACAATTTCTCTTTGAGAAATACTCCGAATAGGGCTAAGTCCAAAAGGTCTTTGGAAAATCCATGCTTCAGTAGTTTGCAGTAGGCCTGGCTGCAACGTAGTGGCAGGGACTGGCGAAATCCAGACACGCTCCCTAATGCACACCCCAGAAAACAGAAGCCAAGGAACAACATGTTCTGAAAAATTTTCTTGGAACCAGAAccgctttcttttttttggtctgaaaaCTTCTAAGCTACAAGCACTCTACAactaaaaggcaaagaaattttatttatggtTTGAACTGCaccaggagggagaaaaaaaaccccaaaacaactaAAAAGAGATGGCCTTGATGTTGGATTTGATTTTGAAttactaaatattttgaaattcaatTGAAATTTGGCCAGAAATTGGATGGGGGACAGGAGGCTTGCTGTTCTGAACCTAATTTCTATAAAATTGTTCTTGggtccattttttttccacccagaTGGAGGCTTCTGCCTTGGAAAATGCTCAGCCCCACCTGCAGTCTGGAACTGAAGACCGAGCTGAGCACAGGTATGGATGCTGCCATTAAATATTGCCTGATATGTTTTTGTTGTGGGatacagaaagcagaacaaatcCCAGGTTCCTGCTTGTACAGGCTGTGTCTCTACCATTGTATATCTAACTCTGTGTctgagaggaggaggtggcaagTAAGAAcacactgaattttcttcccTGGCTTATCTGCACTTCCAAAGAGTCGTCCTAGATCAGCAACTAGCTTTAGAACGTGTCTCATCAAAAGCCTAGGCAAGCCCCAACTGTTGACCTTGGACCTAATCTGCATGGCTCTCTAATACACTCATTCCCATGAGGATACAGGTATATTATCTCTTTTACACGTGCAATATCTATTCCACGTTGTTAGCCTTTGTTTCACTACACACAGAGGTTATGATAAATGCTGGTACACTGACAATAAAATGACTGTTTGTTGCAGATAAATCAGTCATGTAAAATGATTTAATTAACGTAAAATTGCTCTAATGAAAGCAGATTTGAATTTACTATGTGATTATTTGTAGCAAACAAATAGAATGTTAAACTTGAGTcaggaaacaaaagctgtgTTGCTATTTGGTTCTGTTTACAGGCTTAGACCCTTGTTTCTTAGCAGTAGCTGTAAATGGGTTAAGTGACACTCCGAACCCACCATGATATACTGCATTTGACTAGCGCCCGAAGCGTGTCTGCACCATGTGGGCTGACTGCAGCGGGCTTGATAACAGCGCGTTGCATCAGCCTCTCACGGGAGGCAGCCGAGATGCACCGTCCCAGCGCCGAGGCTCGGATTCCCATGCGGCTGCTGGACCACAGCCTGGGAAAGCAGCGTTCACAGGGGCAGTCGTGGTGCATGCCCCTGTCGTGGGATGGGCAAGGAGGTCATAACTAGATCTTCTGTACCACAGAATCCATGCCACAAGCCGGCATCCTTCAACTctgccttccccacccccaattGTTTTAACATACAGTGCAGAGAGAAGTTGGACTGATCCCACATTAGCGGGCCATGTTGCAACCTTCTCTCTGAGCGTGTAATGGGATCCCTTAGGAATAATGGGATTAACTGAGGAGAAGTGGGGGCACTTAGCTTCTGGCATTATTAAATCTTGCAATCCTTATTTGAAATGTTGCACCGCACATCTCAAGCTACTTTTCGCAGAGGCAGACAATAACTCTCATCTGGCTGGGATTTGTGCAGAACAATAACACTTGGTTTTTAACAACGGATTATGGATATTATATCCAGCTCATGCCTGCTGTAACTCTACTGACATCAAAGGGTTTGCACTAGGGATAAAGTTTGCACATTCAACTTCATTGGCCAAATTCAAGTTGGGAAATTCAATGTTGTTGAACAAATCAGTCATTAAAACACATAATATCTTATTGTCCTTTTGCTACTCATCATTAACTGAGCTAAATGTCCTGAACTAGCCCTTGCTTTCTTGCAGGATGGATTCAATTTGGCTTAAGACCAGGCTCCAGATCCGTCACCCGGAGTGAACGCCCCAGCTGCCCTCGTTCCATTGAATCCAGCAGAATTCTGCTGCTCACCAGGAGGAGAGCTCAGCTGGGCTAGTGGGCCCCACAGGCTCTTCCCTCTCCACCACGGTTTTCTCATCTCCTGTTACGTTTTGGCCACTGTCCTGTAGCTAGGTGCAGAATCAACTGTCTATTTCTTGATTAATCAGGTGTCTATTTTGTCACAGCTGAAAATAGCAAGAAGCCTCCAGAGAGCTTTAAATGGTGGCGTGTCCCTTCTCCCCATGCCTCCCGGAACAGGTAAGGGCTGTCATTTGCTGGAGAGTGGGAGGTCAAACTGATGTATGGAACCTTTTCTCCTAAGTTAAGCTTCTTTCATCACCAACACCACCAAGAagaaggcaggagagggagCCTGGTTTTTCATTCGGTCCAGTGAAGTGGAAGAAGGGAAATGCCTTTGAGAGGGTTTGCCATTTCAGGAAGTTAATGGGTGATTTTAACCTGCCTGTTTTAAACGTGTTAGGAAGTCAATAAAAGGAGAAGCTCTCTATTTGGGAATCTTTCTTTCTGCACGGTGTTAGTTTAATAGTTTTCATGGCATGCTTTCATCTGTGCTTTCAAGCTCTCTCTCCTTATCTCTTCTGCTAGACTTGGCCAAACCCTGCTGATTTTCGCTTAGGTTTAGCTGCACtccagaaaaatgcagattgtACAGATGGCCATACAAAGGGGCAAGATTGATGTTTGAGGTGTTGCCCCTTGAGCACGAGCATGCGGGAGAAGGCCAGTACTTCCCTGACAccatgtttttccttgcagagaaGTGGGCAGATCGTGCATCTGCTTGCTCTTGGCTGAGCCTTCCCAAACAGCTCTGTTACGTGGGCAAAGGAACAGCAGGGCTATGCCGAAGGAAAGGCAGCCAAGGAAGCAGGGTTCATAAAATAATGCTTATATGGCATGGCTGCAATAGCAGTGCACGTATTTCTTAATCTGTAtgacaaagatgatgaaggaaGTCGTTCAGGGTGTGATGCGGCCATTGACCACTGTGACAGGAATAGCTCGCAATTAGGAGCATGTGAGTGCACGCTCCCCCGCTTCCTTTTGCTCATGCTTTGGCATCCACGTTTGAAGAAattgcctgaaaaataaattccttacATCACCAAAGATGTATTCTGTTCAGCTAAGGTAGAAATCTGGAATAAATCTGTCCATGCTGTTTTCTGGACTTCTGCTGTAAAGCatcagaatttttcttcaagCATGATGGGAGTAACAGTTCTTACTTAATTCTAATGAGAATTTGATTCAtagttttaaatatgtttgtggCTCATATAGTCTTAACTTCGACTTATCCTCCCAGgtgaaaaagataatttaattccatttaaaaaaaagatgttgaatTTGCTTGTAATAGTTAAGCAGCAGTCTTAAATGACTTCTCAATCAAACAGAAGTACCTCGTTACATCCTGAATTTAATATGAACAGGCCTTTTGTCACCTTGTATAATTTTTTGTTCAGCATCACTGCTTATAATAAATGCcgtttttttctcttcttctaaATGATGTGAGTAACAATCCCCTCCCTGTCTCATCCCTGCACAGGTCATGGGTATTTAGCTGCTAAATTTCTGTACCTCAGGAAATTATGCTTCCAGAACATcttgtttatatattttctaaacTGTTGCACTTTCCTTAAAATGATGAATGTCAGCAACAGCTGGACTGTATATGATTGAATTTCACCTTGTCTCCATTCCCAGAACACTGCTTCCATATGGAGTTCAGTAAAGCAATATCTAAAATCATGGGAGTAGGGATAAATATGCACTCTAGACACGATGAGTTCATTGTGTTTGCCTTGAGCCCTAACTTGTTCTGCATTCATAACTTTCAGTATTTGGGCATGCACCTTTCAAAGCattggttttatttgcttttgtggcCACCACGATTCAtctgttgttttctgtctcttgtcAATTCATTTGGAGCTTTAGTTTTTTTTACACATGCATGAAAAGACTTTGGATCTTACCTTTCTCTGGAGCACCACTAATAATGATCCAATTGCAAATAGTGTATGCTGCAATAGAAATGGGTGCAGATCCAAATTCCCCAAGTATGTTAGTGGTTTTGAAATCCAAATGCAGCCCTCAGTTGCACAACGGCAAATACTTCCTAATGGGACAGATCAAGCCCTCCAAACACCAGTAAACGCTGAGGTATCTAGCACAGAGGTACGCTATTTTCCGTTACTGTGTCTGCCTTTCCTAGCTTGTATGGTGTGGATCAGATCTACTAGCTGCATATGATTAAGCTGGGTAGTTAGTATTTTAGGACCCTCATTGATATTAAAGCTCACCATGATGCAAGCAAAACAGTTTGCTGAGTGTATAACTGTTCTCTTAATAAATCACTTTTGAGTGGGTACTTGTACAGTTTTGTGGCACAGGGGAGACTTGCTTTTGTGAAGGTTTGTCCTTAATGGTAATGATCCCCCACTAGCCCCAGGCCTCTGGCAATGTACCTGGCCTGTGTTTAGCAAGTCCAAGGATTTTGTGGGTTATCTTCCTATTTCAAGGTTATGCTCCTTCTACCAACAGCATGATATTATCTCCTGGCTGGTGGTGTTGCTTAGGTTCTCTTCTTCAGAACTGCTTCCCAGCAAGTTCTTCCCTATCTTGTGTTTGTAGGACTTGCACAGATTGTAGGAATATAGTTGATTCTTCTTATTCAGATATGATGCTTGCCCTTGTCTTTTTACACCAtcccagcttttattttaaaccctATCACTAATTTGAAAGGATCAAGTGTATGTGCCTCCTCTCAGGTCAGTGTGTCCCTGTAGGTAATAAAGAATACttgctgttttgtcttttgctaATGAACAGCACTAGGCAGAGGGAAAACCCCTTTGAAAGCTTGTTCAGTGCATCCTTCCCTGTTTCAGGGGAACAGGGGAACTCCCACTCACTCTGGGAGTTCAGGAGGCAGGTGTGACACTACTCGGTTTGGGTATCTCCATTCTTACGCACATCTGCAGGCGGTTGGTTTATGCCAAATACTATTTGATAACTTGCCCTACTTGTCTCCTATACAGAAGATATGCAACATGCACAGATGGTCTAGTTACCTCTTGGGGACTTCAGTGCTGCTCTTATGTATTGAGCAACTGGGTAGAAGTAAATGCTGAGATCAAAGTTTGGGTTGTCCTCTGCTTCTACTCCGTAGTAATCCACAGGCAGGTCTTTGTAGAACTTGGGTCCAGTGTCGATGTGAAATCGCCCGGCAGCGGCATTCACAACATGGGAGATGCCCATTCGACTCAGCTGCGCTTTGTCACGAGCGACGTACCTGGAAGAAGGACGGTGGGTTATATTCACCTGCTGCATTACAATGTGGGGTAGAACATGCTGCTGGTGGTGCAGTTTGTTAAAACCACCTGAAGTTGTAGTGGCTGTTTTCTGACAGGCTGATCAGGTCCAAATTGTCCACCAAAATGCTTCAAGACAGAAGTGACTCGTTAAGAAACTGGCTTTTacatttcctgcatttttctccCAAACATCAGTTTAGGTTCTTCTTCTCAACtggtgaaaaataaacaggtggtggtggtggtgatatTTCTGCACGAGCCAAgagttttctggtttgctttctcACCAAGTCACCTCTGCTGAGCATCCATGAGTTCAGGGGACTGATGCCATCTGACaatatgaagagaaaatgaggtTGGTCCTGTTTTACCTAGCTCTGGCGTGACTGCCTGCAGTACTGATGCCGTGGCCCCGCCAGGCTCTTGCAGTGTGGGACTCCTGTACTAATGCAGGAGGAGAAATCAGGAGGGGGAATATTCTTTTCGGATACTTAGGACGCCTTTTCTCTATGCTACAGCATCCTATGCACAGTTCAGCCTTGCTCCACACTTAGAGGGGTCCCCAAATTAGTGCctagctctcttttttttaaatagagtgGAAGATCTGGGGGGGAATAGGGTGGGGGCTAAGAGTTGCATTAACACCTTCaacccttccctctctcttacAGGTCTCCCACGTAAAGGTTTGGCCAGACTTCGTCCACGTGCCCCGTGGGGTGCGCGCGTGTCCAGAGCAGGcgctgcagctcctccagggAGGGTGTTcgggctctgccctggctgccaggtgtCCGGCTCGAGGCGCTTCTGATCTTGGGGCGCAGTAAGTCCCCGCCGCACAGGGAGTCCCAGGCCATCCTGAAAGGTGGAGGGCAGACATTCACCACCAGCCAGAGACATTTCTGAGGTCGCCCTCTCTTCCCCTCACCTTCCCTTGCCCCCTCACAAAGCTGGCCCACGGTTACAGCAGTAAGCTTTTTGGGGCAGATACTGTCTTTCTCTTGGGTGTTTATATGCTTATCACAGCAGAGGCCGTGACTGGACTCGGGAATACTGCTGCATTCTAAACAATGACAGTCCAGTGGCTCTCATAGTCCCGTGTTGTTGTTCAGACAATGATTTCAAAGCCTGTGCTtctaaaataagcttttaagTTATTACGGCAAATTGGAAACGAAAGCTTTTGCAAACTACTGGGCTGAGGGCCTCAGCAGGCTTATTTTGACCTGACTACTCAACCTTTCTTTCTAGGTATGTCAAACAGTTGATTAAAACTTcatgataatatttttaaacatttttttcataggaAGTGGGAAAGTTCATACTACTGTCTGGAATTCTAGGCACTATTACTACCACAGTGAAACAGCCCAGTCCTCAATATGCCAGCATAAGAGTTCTGCTTTCGAATGGAAAGAGGTAATGCTACAGAAAATTTATTGTGTAGAGGTAGCTACTCAGTGGGTATAGAAACAAGTTACTAATTTGGTATgctgagctttttctttaacCATGTAACTAGGACTTCCTTATATATACTTCATCCGATTTGTCTTTTATAATTTGCTCAACAAACTGAGCTGAATAGAACTGGTCATGCAAAATCCTGTTCACTGGTTAGCTCTTAATTGTCAGCTTCAACAGGGGAAACTCTGTAAGGAGTATTTTGGTTCTTTCTGATGGTAGTTACCAGCCATACTTGTCCTCATGACAAATGTTCACGGTAGAAAAAACTGCATGAGTAAGTTATAGTGATTCCAGCTGCCATTCATAtgagcattaatttttttttttaataggtcgTTTAATTTGcattcctctcctctctgcaccCTCCAGGAACTATCCCATTTCTAATCTTGAAGTAACTACTTCAATTACAAGGAGAAACACTTCTTTTAGGCATCAGTTTATCTCTGGAATTACTCTGTTCCCATGTGgtacatttcttttgaaatagtgGTTCCTTGTGTTAGCTATAGATTTGAACTGttgggaggattttttttaagaggggaatggaaattctatttttaacagagttctgttttaagaaaatattttaaaaaatgtatttttttctatgttctAAAAATCAGTCAAGCATCTGCATTACAGAGATATTAGGAAGTCTGTCAACTCGTGCAGCTTTAAAACAGAAGCATCTGTCTAGGACATGGGTGAAGTTGTAGTCAATGAGTCAAAGTCTTGCTCTGGCACTGCCTACTGAACGTCTTTTGCATAAATGATTAGAGGGGTCGGTTTGGGTAGAACAGTCCAGGGCAGCAAACCTGAAATCTTCCATCTTTCTGCTGAACATCTCTATCATTTACGAATAGGTTGTATTCATGTTCAAGCACCTCCATTGacaatttctttccaaacactAACTGTGGTCAAAGGTTTTCCTAGTTTCCCATCAAGGTAATTTCACGAGCTCCAAGTTCATATTTTGgtgtaattttgtttaaaactatTTATCTTTGCATGcacaaagacagagagagagtcTGAGGACTAGCCTGCTTTGGGATCTCGTTGCATCCATTGTTTTGCTGAAGGAGAAATGGAGCAACTAAGTCCCTGAAACGTCTACAGAAATGAAGGAGGGAAGCAGTGACTGTTGTCTCAGTGTTAGGCCACTGAACATTGACTAGAAGCCACCCTTCTGCCGCGCACTTTGGGTGATTTGCCTTGCCACCCAGCTGCCAAGAGGGGCCCTTTGTTATTTCAGTACACCTTCTTCTGCCACCTTCACAGGCAGCCTTGTCCTCTTGAATACAGTAAGTTTTCACCAAATAATGTTGTTCCCGGGATGGTCTTGTATTGTTTGTATTACAAAGAGCTCCACTGTGGAATGTGCTCCCCTCCCAAATGTGCGTATCTCCTCCAGCGTCAGCttttactgtgaaaacaaaagcagatgttCTTGCCCATTTTGGATGGCTTTATGCAAGAGGAGGCATGGAGGAATTCCCATACTGGAACAGACATCTCCCATTGATTTTGATAGCTTCTTTGACACTGGCCACCCCAGTGCCTACTGTGCCAGGTCTGCCCAGCTCCCACTGGTGATCTCAGACGCCAGCGGGACTTCTCTGATCCCACGCAGGAGgtctgcagcagaaatgggaCTTGCATTTCCTGTGTCCTGACCACAGGGCCATCTGCCAGTTCATTAAATACTTTCAAGAATAACAGCCTCCTCCAATCCTTCCCACCTCATAATATCTGCAGCAAATGTTCCCCTTTTTTGATGTATCTCGTTCCTTGCAGTGTGGCTAATGACCACTCTAGGGCACTTCTCACTCCTTATAAAGTTGCTTTcaactgttttggtttttttctttacttatcCCTTCCTCTCGCCCTCTCCACTGtataaattcttttattttcatattatcTAGCCTCAGAGGACTGAAGGCTGCTGTCAGCCTTGCTTTCCTAAGCCTCACAGGAGCGGAGAATTACAGGGCCCTGCCCAAAAGTCCTGGTAACGTTGCGGCGTTCAGGCTGCCATTaagatggggagggacaggCAGCAACTCAGTCACACAGCACTTCTgggatctgtgctttccagGTCCATAACTCCATCCCTGTAACAGCTGGGCAGATAGCTCTGAAGTATAGCACACCTCAGAAAAGGTGCTCCTCCcgagatttttttaattttttttttttttaagttgtcttTCTAGAAGGGAACATAACTGTGTAGGCTTGGCAAAAGAAGGTAGTGTGTGCTATGTTGATATCGAAAGTTGTGGAATAATGAACGGTCTTTATAAGACGGGTGTGCTTCTTTAGAATTATCCTAAGATGACTTTCAGCTTGTGCTCACGTTGATCTTGTATTATAGCTAAGGAATTTACTCCTGTTAAAACACAGACATGAACTACTGAAGCTTTGTACAAAACTTATTCCATCTGCATTGTGGTCACATTTTTTCAATGGGAGAACAGCATCAGTTCATGTAAACTCTATATCCAATAAAAAGTAAGGACTGGGGTTCAAatttcaaatgtgaaataatgGGAACTAACAGGCTGTGAATGattcaaaagcagagaagtcTCTGTAGGACTATTCAACTAATATGTTGAATAAtgaatacactgaaaaaaataatagctttcCATAGAAAATttacagacaggaaaagaaggcaatttttttctgaataaatgaTTGCTCAGTTCTAGCATCAGTCTAATGTTTTAACTCACTAAATTTATACATGCAAGTGTCATTTACTGAAATgcagatatttaaagaaaacaatgctaTGATTAAAATTTTGTGTAATGTTTTATAAGGAGCATGAATAGATTAAAACACATTagtgtgaaaggaaaatgattATGTGTAATAATGTGGTGGttcttaactttaaaaatatgtttttaatgattCTCAGCTCAATTCCTCTATATTCGCTTTTTGTAGTGGATCACTTTCTGTGATGTGTGTCGTATGAATGAgcaatacagttttaaaatgctggtttCTGAATGATATTCGTATGAAATGTTCCTGATCTTTGCCCTACTGGACTTGTATTGCAGTAATTATTCAATCACGTAGGAGAAATTTTACCATTATATTTAGATTAATTTTGAATTGGTTTGTACTACAACTGTAATTGTATCTGAACTGTGTAACAGAATTTTCTTAATTATGACTAGGAGGAGAATTGCAGTCAAAGAGGCTTATCGCAGAACAGAAGGTCATTCTGATGATCTAGAGTGACCTAGAGTATGACACAGGCCGCACGTGTCACCACACCGTGCCTGCATCAGTAGCTGCCTTTCTGGAAACCTGTCAGTGGCTTTGCTGCAGTTGGGCTACAAGAGCAGCCGCATCAATCGTTCCTTATATACAGACTATcccaggaagaaaggaaagtggTCCTGTGAGAGGTCCCAGAGAGCCTAAATAGTCTGGAGGGAGATACTTCCTCTCTTCTCAGCACTGAATGCCCCTGTGGACGCTTTGGTTTTCAGTTAATTCAGTGACTATAGCTTTATCCGTAACATAACTTGTGCTGTTCAGTGCTGTGCTGAGGAGAGGGCCTTTAGAGACAGGTATCCCTTGACAGGTGTCTCAGTCCTTGGAAACATCTGCCATCTTTATCCAATTTCTCCAACACTAtagtatttaattaaataagaaCAAACTCAAAAGTCAGTATAATTTCACAATTTGGCATTACATTGGTACGAGATCAAGCTGAGAAGATGGTGTGAAGGCTGAGATGGGGTGACACAAAACCCCTGCAGCATGATGCTGTGGaaagtcaggaagaaaaaacaactcttGTGTCTAGGATATTTAGTAGAAAACCTTTATatcctctctttttcctcacGTTTTCCAATGCAAAGATAAAGGAGGGATTTGAGTATAATACAAGGATGTTAATGCTCTCATTTGAATGTTGTATTGAATATTTTAATCATCCCAGGTACTGTATTGGCTTTTGTGTGTGAGTAGAACATGGccattttcctctgcctttagtaaaaatatttctgaatttttaaatccTGAGAACAAAGTCCTCTAcatcctgtttttttctcaagctgGTATGTGCTGTAACCTTGTCATCTCAGTGAAGATATCAGCCTGACTGCACTTCAGATAGACTGATTTGTGGTGGTAAAAGACCAGGCTGAAGCCCAGGGCTTGGCCAAAGTAGGTCGTGTCAAGTTCATGCCTATCGTGTATTCAGAAGTCataaacatttctcagaaagcCTATCCCTTGGAAAGATTCCTCCAAGATAACGTATGTTTGAGAGAGGGGTTTGTGTTGCTACATTTCCACACAAATGACAAGTATTACTGTCatcattctttcttccttggtGTTTAACCCGATAGTCTCGCTGGAGCCATAATTTATCAATTGCTAGGAGTGCTATAGGATATAGATGGCATGAATCAAATACAGCGATGACTGAGGTAGGGCTGGCTGGACTTGAAAGCTGAGATACAGGCAGTTTCCAGGGAGGCACGAGGTATTTGAGCAGCCAACTGTTTGTAAGAAAatctctccagcagctggaggatgTAATCTGAACAGCACTTCCAAATTTAGTAGAGGCTTCCAGACCCACAACTTCAACCCAGCTGTATATTTAGGGTAAGGTACCCACTTGGCGTGACTTGGCAAAATCCGTTTAGGTGGACTTACTCTCAAGAGACCACGCAGAGCCTATGTTGAGGAGCAGACTAACTAAATTAATGTCTGTATTGGACAGCTTTGAGCAGcacaaggaagaggaaaacatctgattgttttgggggttttccccTCAGTTTTGCATTGGTACCAAATTTTCTGTCCAGCTGGAGAGGGATGGTGACACCTCTCCTCTGTCCAAGTAGAACTTTCCTCTGTGTGACATCCAGGGAAATCAGCAGCAACATTTCTGATGCAAAGCACAACTcaaatgtaaggaagaaattaatcaaCCCATCCTGGTTCTCAAATATGCTGAATTTACCACAGCTTCCACTGATGTTATGGGTTGCCAGGCCTCAGAAGCCTCAAAAATGTCGAATTTTTTCATAGCAAGTCTGTGGGCCAGCCAGCAGGGCTCAGACCTGATGGTCTTGACTGTTTCAGGATGTACATCAGCAGGCAGGCCCCGAGGCAGGGTGGCCTCATTTTTTGTCTGTAACTGTAGTATAAAATATTCTCTTGTCATCAGCTGGTTAGTACACTTGTATTTACCAACCATGTGTGTGGTTCCTAACAGTGGCTAGACAGAAGCAGCCATCCTTTCATGTGCAGCAATGTTGTACCAAATGTGCAAAACCTGGCCACCTGCtgattttgctaatttttctgGGTCTtgcatgtatatttattttattctttagcCACAGGAAATCACCTCTGTAGAGATACTGCCCACACTG is a genomic window containing:
- the DUSP13 gene encoding dual specificity protein phosphatase 13 — encoded protein: MAWDSLCGGDLLRPKIRSASSRTPGSQGRARTPSLEELQRLLWTRAHPTGHVDEVWPNLYVGDLYVARDKAQLSRMGISHVVNAAAGRFHIDTGPKFYKDLPVDYYGVEAEDNPNFDLSIYFYPVAQYIRAALKSPRGKVLVHCAMGISRSATLVLAFLMICEDMSLAEAIQTVRSHRGICPNSGFLKQLRELDLQLGRGKGRGAEAC